From Podospora bellae-mahoneyi strain CBS 112042 chromosome 5, whole genome shotgun sequence:
CTGGTTCGTCTGGTGGTGCTCAGCTTTATGTacgtccccttcctccttctcccttcccccttcccccctcttaCATCGTGCTAACGCAGGTTTGTAGATGGAATGCGCCCAAATCAACATCGTCGGCGGGACTGGCGCCGTCTCGCCCAAGACGTACTCCATCCCCGGCATCTACAAGTCCAACGACCCGGGTATTTTGGTCAACATCTACTCCATGACCACGTCCTCAAAGTACACCATCCCTGGCCCACCCCTCTTCACCTGCGCCGGCGGCAGTGGAGGATCAGGTCCGGTGACGACCCAACCCGAAccagtggtggaggtgccggcCCCGACCCAGCCAGAGCCGGTGGACAGCGGGTGTGAGGCTGCGCAGTGGCAGCAGTGCGGTGGGCAGAATTATTCTGGTTGCACCAGGTGCGCGGCTGGGTTTACGTGTAAGAATATCAATCAGTACTATCATCAGTGCTCGTAGGGGTACTTTTgagagaagggggaagggcACGGTGTCGGTAGCGTTGGTAGGGGAAAGATCTGGGTTGGACAAAGTTGCGCATCGTTGAAAATACGTGTGATTCAGTACACATCTCTCAGAGCTTAGCCTTTGGCATCTCAACAGCAATGCACTCCACCTCAACATCAGTCCCCAAAGGCAGCTGGTAAACAGCTACACAAGTCCGCGCCTATACGATGCACCGCCATTAGCAAACACTCAGTCGGCCAGCAAAGGTTGCAAGACCTACCGGCTTGGGCTCTTTGGTAAAAAACTGATCATAAACCTCGTTCATGTCCTTGAAGTTCTTCATGTCGGTCAAGAAGACATTGACCTTTGCGACATGGTCTAGGCTGCTTCCCGCCGCTAGGAGGACCtccttgaggttgtcgaggcATTGTCTCTGGTTTGTGTGTCAAAAATATGCAAGGTATCCGAGAAAAAGCGATGGATGGATTCTTACCACGCGATCTTGGAAAGAACCCTCGATGAACTTTCCAGTCTTGGGATCGGTGGCGAGAGAGCCGGAGCAGAACACCATGCCGTTGTGCTTGATGGCTTGGCTGAGCTGCGGGATGGGCGCGGGGGCGTTTTGGGTGAAGACAGCGGTGGGGGCCATGGTGGCTCAGGATCATGGGTGAAGTATGTTTTTGAAACGAAGAAGTGAttgatgttggtgaagaagaggaggcggtgtggttgggaggagagaaAACAACTCCACAGATGTTAAGCTAGAGATGATGGATATTTCGCCCCGCATCCTATTGCTGATCAGGGAGGTGCATAGATATCCTCTTGCAGGGCAACTACGTGATGCCGTCAAGGCTGGGTCGTCTTTTTAGAACAGGATTACGGTTCTATATTAGCAATCGAGGTTCTCACTGAACAACATCGTATCTTCAAATGGGCAAGAAAGACTCTGGGTGAATATTGACCCCTGGTTCCTGGTGATTAACCCCTGTCTCTTTTCCTAGAAGAACGCGCCAGCAACGGAGCACAGACCACCAAAAAAACGCAAAGGCCTGAATCCTGACGTAACCACAGCGTTCTCAAAAATCACTGGCTTGACTTACACCACCAAAACGGTGTGAAATTGCAACGTCTAACTCATTCACTCTCACAACATGTTCCCTAATTTTTCACCATAaccattcttttttttgacTTGCACTCTCGTACCTGAGTCAGCAATCCAAATTGACACCAATTCACTCGATGAgaacccccatcctccttaGCGCCCACCGCGCTGCTGCTCACTACCGCCCACTCGGCCTCACAAAATCTCATCATGCCGCCTTGTCCAACTCAACTCTCATAGCTCACTCACGTCTTCACTTCCAACACCGATTtaactcctcctcctcctcctcctcctcctcctcctcctcccaaccccccctcccgctcaacctcaccccgCTAGACATCCAATATAACAAAaccctcaacccaccccccaccacccgtcccccccctttttccatCCCCgaaaacaacccctccctctccctcccacggaacctcctcgccaaaggcAAGGCCATCCTGACGTTTTACAAAACCGGCCTCAAATCCATCCTCGTGAACCGCCGCCTCTGCTACACGCCCCTCGACTCTTTGCCTGAGCCGCTCAAGCAGTTGAAACCCTACCCCGACACGCGCGCGGCGCTGATACTGAAGTCCCGGTTAAGGCATGATTTGGGGAGGCTGATACCCCTTTCGTTGATATTGCTTGTCTGCGCCGAGTTCACGCCTGTGGTTATACTGGGGGCGCCGAATTTGAAGGTCACACCGTTAACGTGTCGGATGCcgagggaggttgaggcgATTAGGGAGAGGGATAGAGTTGTGAGGAAACGGGCGAGGGAGCTGTacgggaagggggagggggaggtggatgtggttgttggggaggtgctGAGAGTGGGGAGGCCGAGGTTTGTGCCGGAGTGGATTTATCCGGGCgtgatgaggaaggggaaacTGGAGAGAAGGCTGGCGTGGATTGTGGCGGATGATGCGATGATTGTGCaaggcgggggggagggggagttggtggtggaagaggtgagggtggcgttggaggagaggggggttgatgtgctggggaagggggaggaggagctgagggggttgttgaggaagtgGTTGGAGATCAcggggcaggtggaggatttggatgtgaggagggaggtggtcaAGGGGATGGTAGTGCAGGGCGAGGAgaggtggcggaggtgggagaggtgggaggagagtAAATTGACGCTGGAGGGTTAGATTTGAGATGTTTGTATGATTGGGTGGTGCAGCGTGGAGCTGAGGGTTGGGAAAAGCGCGGGTTGaaatttggaggaggttgtaaACATAcatgtttttgtttgtggGAGATGGACCTTGGCGTGATTAGATTATAGACGGTGCAATGTAGACACACC
This genomic window contains:
- a CDS encoding hypothetical protein (EggNog:ENOG503Q38V; COG:J); this encodes MAPTAVFTQNAPAPIPQLSQAIKHNGMVFCSGSLATDPKTGKFIEGSFQDRVRQCLDNLKEVLLAAGSSLDHVAKVNVFLTDMKNFKDMNEVYDQFFTKEPKPARTCVAVYQLPLGTDVEVECIAVEMPKAKL
- a CDS encoding hypothetical protein (EggNog:ENOG503P36K; COG:S), whose amino-acid sequence is MRTPILLSAHRAAAHYRPLGLTKSHHAALSNSTLIAHSRLHFQHRFNSSSSSSSSSSSSQPPLPLNLTPLDIQYNKTLNPPPTTRPPPFSIPENNPSLSLPRNLLAKGKAILTFYKTGLKSILVNRRLCYTPLDSLPEPLKQLKPYPDTRAALILKSRLRHDLGRLIPLSLILLVCAEFTPVVILGAPNLKVTPLTCRMPREVEAIRERDRVVRKRARELYGKGEGEVDVVVGEVLRVGRPRFVPEWIYPGVMRKGKLERRLAWIVADDAMIVQGGGEGELVVEEVRVALEERGVDVLGKGEEELRGLLRKWLEITGQVEDLDVRREVVKGMVVQGEERWRRWERWEESKLTLEG